AACGAATAAAGGGAATTACGTTTCAGCCAACCGCTCAAACGTGGTCACACAATAAGTCAATTAAGTCGCTCAAAACGAGCATAGCCAGTTGATTACTAAACGACTTTCAGCAAGTTATTAGCTGAAAGTCGTTTTTTGAGGAAATACGTCGATTGGAAGTACGTTAAGATTAAAAAGTGCTACACTTATTTTAATTATATTTTAATCTTGTGGGGGTGGGAATACAATGAAAATTGGGACATTTTCTGCATCAACGCCGATTACGGCATTATCGCCAAACCGTTATGCTCGCGCACGACGGTTCTTGGCAACCCAAGGAGTGACCTTAGTTGCCGGTAATTTGACGGGACGACGGGATAGTTACCGTGCTGGTTCCATCAAAGAACGGGCGGCCGAAATCAACGCGTTAATTCATGATGATTCGCTGGACATCTTGATGGCAACGATTGGTGGGACGAACGCAAATTCGGTGCTAGCAATGCTCGATTACGAGTATCTCAATCAGCATCCCAAAACAATTGTCGGTTACTCCGATGCGACGGCCGTGTTATTGGCGGTGCAAACGCACGCGCCTAATTGTCGTGTGATTTACGGACCGGCCTTAGTAGCCTCACTTGGCGCCTTAGAGTCAGAGATCGTGACAACCACTTGGCAGAATTTTCTGACAGTCTACCGCGCAGCACCGGGGCAGGCCGTAACCGAACAGGCACCGGCACAGTGGACGGATGAAGCGGTCAATTGGGAGACCTTTGAACATCCGAAACACATGCACGCAAATACTTGGCATTATACGGCGACCCCCATTTTGACTGGCCGTTTGATCGGTGGGAACTTGAACACCATGTACGGGTTCTTTAACTCACCTTATTTTCCAAAATTAACTGGTAACGAGCTTTTATTTATTGAAGATGCCGAGAAAACTGCAGCAACGCTGGAAAAAAATTTCGTAATGTTAGCGTTGGCTGGTGTTTTTGATCAAATCTCTGGCATTATTTTGGGAAAACACGCGTTGTACGATGATCAAGGCAGCGGGCGGTTGCCAATCGATATCTTACAGGAGGTGCTGGGGGATCGCCAATTACCAATTATTTACGACTACGATAGCTGCCATACAGTCCCCATGCTCAGTACGCCATTGGGGGCGGATGTCCGGATTGATGCGCAGGCTCGAACGGTGACGTTTAGTCATTTTTAGACTAATAATCGTTATAAATTAGTCCAAAACCGCGAACCACAACAGGTAGTCAACGGGGTTGTAGTTGATGTTGCCAGGTTGTTGGTGAGCATCAAAACATAATGAGTTGGGAGTAAGCTCATTCAGTCGGTGATTGGTCAGACTCGAGGTCCAAGAAAAAACGTTTTTGAAGCTTAGTCGCGGTGTAACCAATTTGCTGATAAAATTGGTGCGCGCCTTGGCGTTCGATACCGGAATTCAATCGAATACCAGCGACGTGATAAAGGCGCGCTTGTTGTGCCAATGCGGTCATTAAGGAACAACCAACGCCTCGATGTTGTACGGTAGTGCTAACGGCGAGTGCCAATATATTGAATAGTGCTGGACCATATGTTTCTAAATAAACTTCAGCATGGACATAGCCAAGAACTTGTTGATCATTGGCGCTGGTCGCTGCTAGCAAGATATGCCGCTCTGGTTGTGACAGTAAGCGAGCTAAGTTTTGAGTCGTATTTATTAAGGGATAGTCATAGTTTAGTTGGTCAGCGTTTAATTTCTGAATCGTAGGGGCATCAGTAATTTGAACAGCTCGAATCATAAATGAAA
This Lactiplantibacillus plantarum DNA region includes the following protein-coding sequences:
- a CDS encoding S66 family peptidase, whose translation is MKIGTFSASTPITALSPNRYARARRFLATQGVTLVAGNLTGRRDSYRAGSIKERAAEINALIHDDSLDILMATIGGTNANSVLAMLDYEYLNQHPKTIVGYSDATAVLLAVQTHAPNCRVIYGPALVASLGALESEIVTTTWQNFLTVYRAAPGQAVTEQAPAQWTDEAVNWETFEHPKHMHANTWHYTATPILTGRLIGGNLNTMYGFFNSPYFPKLTGNELLFIEDAEKTAATLEKNFVMLALAGVFDQISGIILGKHALYDDQGSGRLPIDILQEVLGDRQLPIIYDYDSCHTVPMLSTPLGADVRIDAQARTVTFSHF
- a CDS encoding GNAT family N-acetyltransferase; protein product: MIRAVQITDAPTIQKLNADQLNYDYPLINTTQNLARLLSQPERHILLAATSANDQQVLGYVHAEVYLETYGPALFNILALAVSTTVQHRGVGCSLMTALAQQARLYHVAGIRLNSGIERQGAHQFYQQIGYTATKLQKRFFLDLESDQSPTE